The sequence below is a genomic window from Kitasatospora kifunensis.
CGGCCCGGCGCAGCGCCGGCACCGAACAGGAGCCGGCGTCCACGGCCAGGCGCACCGAGGTCCGGCTCGACTCGATCACCTGGCGGGTGGCGGCCAGCTCGCCGCCCACCCAGGCGCGCGCGGAGTAGAGCCAGTCGGCGGGCATCGGCACCCCGGCCACCGCGGCCAGCAACGGGCGCAGCGCCCTGGCGGCCTGGCGCTGCTCGGGCAGCAGGCGGGTCAGGTAGCGGTCCAGTTGCTCGGGCAGGGCGAGCGCCATGGTCAGCTCGGCCGGCGGCGGAGCAGCGGCCACCACCAGGTCGTAGTGGTCGGCCGGCACCCGCAGCGCGCGCAGCAGGGCGAGTTGGCGGGTACCGGGCAGCGCGGTCAGCTCGTCCGGCTCCAGCGGCTCGACGCCGAGCAGGTCGAAGCCGGTGCGCAGCTTGCCGTCCAGGGCCGCCACGGCGTTCCGGAAGGCCTGCTGCTCCTCGATCCGCGCGGCCCACAGGTTGTCGTCGACCTCGGTGGCCGCGGCCCCCAGGCGCGCCCCGAGCAGTTCGTCGACCATCCGGTGCGGGTCGTCGGCGGCCAGCAGCAGCGTGCGCAGGCCGCG
It includes:
- a CDS encoding ArsA family ATPase yields the protein MTRTVLVTGDPTAVPAVAAATALHAAGRGLRTLLLAADDPHRMVDELLGARLGAAATEVDDNLWAARIEEQQAFRNAVAALDGKLRTGFDLLGVEPLEPDELTALPGTRQLALLRALRVPADHYDLVVAAAPPPAELTMALALPEQLDRYLTRLLPEQRQAARALRPLLAAVAGVPMPADWLYSARAWVGGELAATRQVIESSRTSVRLAVDAGSCSVPALRRAAAGLALFGHRLDAVVAHRALPAAALDSPDPWLAEQARREQGRLAAIALDVPVLTADQGTAGLPELAAQLYGAGAGPEPSERWPWTAEDRLAEDGVLLWRLAAPGADRADLELMRRGDELVIGIGAYRRILPLPGALRRCTVAGAALRAGELTLRFAPDPDLWPTGR